In Nocardia asteroides, a single genomic region encodes these proteins:
- a CDS encoding glycoside hydrolase family 3 C-terminal domain-containing protein, which produces MTSDISDLSLAERAALGSGADFWSTKAIGPVGSLVLTDGPHGVRRQTGATDHLGLAGSEPATCFPPAVALAQSWDPALVRRVGVALGREARALGVDVLLGPGVNIKRDPRGGRNFEYYSEDPQLTGRLGAAWVDGVQSAGVGASLKHFAANNAEHDRMRASSDIDPRPLREIYLRAFSHIVRTARPWTVMCSYNRINGVPASHNRWLLTDLLRGEWGFDGLVVSDWGAVSDRPASVAAGLDLTMPGGAGAGDESVVAAVEDGSLSEEAVDAAATNVARLVERVRAAHARGTEEADAGMRDSAQARRDGEAGAGTRDGAASGGDDAADAGARTAQAAGAGVALFADEHHRLAREAAARSIVLLQNDRDLLPLTPGRSIAVLGTFATEPRYQGGGSSHVNPTRLDTPLDEIRTLAGDGTVTHHDGLDHDAAAAAAAEADVAVLFLGLAADQESEGFDREHIELPADQLELLAAVARAQPDTVVVLAHGGVLRLEPVACLAPAVLDGALLGQAGGGALADVLFGVVNPSGRLAETVPIRLQDTPAYLNFPGENSHIRYGEGLFVGYRWYDARDMDVCYPFGHGLSYTTFDHTDLTAQPTSDGLTARLTVTNTGDRTGREVVQLYAGVPESQVQRPVRALIGSAVTGELEPGATEQVTVEVAREDLAYWETRTESWVVEPGRYRLWAGASSRDLRAETELDLPGDRVRIPITTNSTLGEALADPETAAALAEVFGGMAESMGDGSAMGMDMMRMIASIPLNRLAGFGMDPERLRAALENAGD; this is translated from the coding sequence ATGACGAGCGATATCAGCGACCTTTCCCTGGCCGAACGCGCGGCGCTCGGCAGCGGCGCGGACTTCTGGAGTACGAAGGCGATCGGGCCGGTCGGCTCGCTGGTGCTGACCGACGGCCCGCACGGGGTGCGTAGGCAGACCGGCGCCACCGATCACCTCGGGCTGGCGGGGAGCGAGCCCGCGACGTGCTTCCCGCCCGCGGTGGCGCTGGCGCAGAGCTGGGATCCGGCGCTGGTGCGCCGCGTCGGGGTGGCGCTGGGGCGGGAGGCGCGGGCGCTCGGGGTGGATGTGCTGCTCGGGCCCGGGGTGAATATCAAGCGGGATCCGCGGGGCGGGCGGAACTTCGAGTACTACTCGGAGGATCCGCAGCTGACCGGGCGGCTCGGCGCGGCCTGGGTGGATGGCGTGCAGAGCGCGGGGGTCGGGGCCTCGCTCAAGCACTTCGCGGCGAACAATGCCGAGCACGATCGGATGCGGGCCAGCTCCGATATCGACCCGAGGCCGCTGCGCGAGATCTACCTGCGCGCCTTCTCCCACATCGTGCGCACGGCTCGGCCGTGGACGGTCATGTGCTCCTATAACCGGATCAACGGCGTGCCCGCCTCGCACAATCGCTGGCTGCTCACCGACCTGCTGCGCGGGGAGTGGGGGTTCGACGGGCTCGTGGTGAGCGACTGGGGTGCGGTCTCGGATCGGCCCGCGTCGGTCGCGGCGGGGTTGGATCTGACCATGCCGGGCGGGGCCGGTGCGGGGGACGAGTCGGTGGTCGCCGCGGTCGAGGACGGGAGTCTGTCCGAAGAGGCTGTCGATGCCGCCGCGACTAATGTCGCGCGGCTGGTCGAGCGGGTGCGCGCCGCGCATGCCCGCGGCACCGAGGAAGCAGATGCTGGTATGCGGGACTCCGCGCAGGCCCGCAGGGACGGGGAAGCAGGTGCCGGCACCCGGGACGGGGCCGCGAGCGGCGGTGACGACGCAGCGGACGCGGGCGCCCGCACCGCGCAGGCAGCCGGAGCCGGGGTCGCGCTCTTCGCCGACGAGCACCACCGCCTCGCGCGGGAGGCCGCCGCCCGCAGCATCGTCCTGCTGCAGAACGACCGCGACCTGCTCCCGCTCACCCCCGGCCGCTCGATCGCGGTGCTCGGCACCTTCGCCACCGAACCCCGCTACCAGGGCGGCGGCAGCTCGCACGTCAACCCGACCCGGCTCGACACCCCGCTGGACGAGATCCGCACCCTGGCAGGCGACGGCACCGTCACCCACCACGACGGCCTCGACCACGACGCGGCGGCAGCAGCGGCGGCCGAAGCCGATGTGGCCGTCCTGTTCCTCGGCCTCGCCGCCGACCAGGAATCCGAGGGCTTCGACCGCGAGCACATCGAACTCCCCGCCGACCAGCTGGAACTCCTCGCCGCCGTCGCCCGCGCCCAGCCGGACACCGTCGTCGTGCTCGCCCACGGCGGCGTACTCCGCCTCGAGCCGGTCGCCTGCCTCGCCCCCGCCGTCCTGGACGGCGCCCTGCTCGGCCAGGCGGGCGGCGGCGCACTCGCCGACGTGCTCTTCGGAGTCGTGAACCCCTCCGGCCGCCTCGCCGAAACGGTGCCGATCCGCCTCCAGGACACCCCCGCCTACCTGAACTTCCCCGGCGAGAACTCGCACATCCGCTACGGCGAGGGACTTTTCGTCGGCTACCGCTGGTACGACGCCCGCGACATGGACGTCTGCTACCCCTTCGGCCACGGCCTGTCCTACACCACCTTCGACCACACCGACCTCACCGCCCAGCCCACGAGCGACGGCCTGACCGCCCGGCTGACCGTCACCAACACCGGCGACCGGACGGGCCGCGAGGTGGTGCAGCTCTACGCCGGAGTACCGGAATCGCAGGTGCAGCGCCCGGTGCGCGCCCTCATCGGCTCCGCGGTCACCGGCGAGCTGGAACCCGGTGCGACCGAACAGGTCACCGTCGAGGTGGCGCGCGAGGATCTCGCCTACTGGGAGACCCGCACCGAATCCTGGGTGGTGGAACCCGGCCGCTACCGCCTCTGGGCCGGCGCCTCCAGCCGCGACCTGCGCGCGGAGACCGAACTCGACCTGCCCGGCGACCGGGTACGCATCCCGATCACCACGAACTCCACGCTCGGCGAAGCACTCGCCGACCCCGAGACGGCGGCCGCCCTGGCGGAGGTCTTCGGCGGCATGGCCGAGTCCATGGGTGACGGCAGCGCCATGGGCATGGACATGATGCGCATGATCGCCTCCATCCCCCTGAACCGCCTCGCCGGCTTCGGCATGGACCCGGAGCGGTTGCGCGCGGCGCTGGAGAACGCCGGGGACTGA
- a CDS encoding TetR/AcrR family transcriptional regulator — MTRRGSYSKGIAKREEILETALELVARVGYGRTTVKELADAVGLSQTGLLHYFGSKEELFTAILARRDAADRAAFLAPDTPPELPAGLVRLIRHNAEVPGLVELYTRFSAEAVRPEHPAHPHFRDRYREIRQLIGDRVGELQREGQLRADIDPERFAVLAVALLDGLQVQWLYDPEVDMAEHLTHLWALLAR, encoded by the coding sequence GTGACTCGGCGCGGCTCGTATTCGAAGGGAATCGCCAAGCGCGAGGAGATCCTGGAAACCGCGCTCGAGCTGGTCGCCCGGGTCGGCTACGGCCGGACGACGGTCAAGGAGCTCGCCGACGCGGTCGGGCTGAGCCAGACCGGGCTGCTGCACTATTTCGGCAGCAAGGAGGAGCTGTTCACCGCGATCCTGGCCCGCAGGGACGCCGCCGACCGCGCGGCCTTCCTCGCCCCGGACACCCCGCCGGAGCTGCCCGCGGGCCTGGTCCGCCTGATCCGGCACAATGCCGAGGTACCCGGCTTGGTCGAGCTGTACACCCGCTTCTCCGCCGAGGCGGTTCGCCCCGAGCACCCCGCGCACCCGCACTTCCGCGACCGCTACCGCGAGATCCGGCAGCTGATCGGCGACAGGGTCGGCGAGCTTCAGCGCGAGGGGCAGCTCCGCGCCGATATCGACCCCGAGCGCTTCGCGGTGCTGGCGGTGGCGCTGCTGGACGGGCTGCAGGTGCAGTGGCTCTACGACCCCGAGGTCGACATGGCCGAGCACCTCACCCACCTCTGGGCCCTGCTCGCCCGCTGA
- a CDS encoding methyltransferase: MSTISWTETNTTHTARWHSESGASPRAVISAGDRMNADSAHRLACEGTALLWRGDFQNARALLQAMRRRVARKPPPSGKTPAESFHLHRRARGHRALVLGKLLVLLDDGYRLDLRRAPEVRAACLDAYGPAGTPMAVSLTELLGVIGAHQWRVNGVPIPALGAAIHPHYGVFSPVRGEYIDLVAQTPLPAGSRTAFDLGTGTGVLAAVLARRGVERIVATDISPRALVCARDNVGRLGLAEQVEVVGPGLFPDGRADLVVCNPPWIPARPSSAVEHGVYDQGSGMLRAFLAGLTAHLEPGGEGWLILSDLAEHLGLRTRGELLAAIEEAGLRVLGRADTKPEHPRVRDATDPLHAARAAEVTSLWRLAPA; encoded by the coding sequence GTGTCCACGATCAGCTGGACCGAGACGAACACCACGCACACCGCCCGCTGGCATTCCGAGAGCGGAGCCTCGCCGCGCGCGGTGATCAGCGCGGGCGACCGGATGAACGCCGACAGCGCGCACCGTCTCGCCTGCGAAGGTACCGCCCTGCTGTGGCGCGGCGACTTCCAGAACGCGCGGGCGCTGCTGCAGGCCATGCGCAGGCGCGTCGCCAGGAAACCGCCCCCGTCCGGGAAGACTCCGGCGGAATCGTTCCACCTGCACCGCCGCGCCCGCGGCCATCGGGCCCTGGTGCTCGGCAAGCTCCTCGTCCTGCTGGACGACGGCTATCGGCTGGATCTGCGCCGGGCGCCGGAGGTCCGCGCGGCCTGCCTCGACGCGTACGGCCCCGCGGGCACGCCGATGGCCGTCTCGCTCACGGAGCTGCTCGGCGTGATCGGCGCGCACCAATGGCGGGTGAACGGAGTGCCGATACCGGCGCTCGGCGCAGCCATTCACCCCCACTACGGCGTATTCTCCCCGGTCAGGGGCGAGTACATCGACCTGGTCGCGCAGACGCCGCTCCCCGCGGGCAGCCGGACCGCATTCGATCTCGGCACCGGAACGGGAGTGCTCGCCGCCGTCCTGGCCCGGCGGGGCGTCGAGCGCATCGTGGCGACCGACATCAGCCCGCGCGCCCTGGTCTGCGCCCGCGACAATGTCGGCCGCCTCGGCCTCGCCGAACAGGTCGAGGTCGTCGGGCCCGGCCTCTTTCCCGATGGCCGCGCGGACCTCGTCGTGTGCAATCCGCCCTGGATTCCGGCCCGGCCCTCGTCCGCCGTCGAGCACGGCGTCTACGACCAGGGCAGCGGCATGCTCCGCGCCTTCCTGGCCGGGCTCACCGCCCATCTCGAACCGGGCGGCGAGGGCTGGCTCATCCTGTCCGACCTGGCCGAGCACCTCGGGCTCCGGACCCGGGGTGAACTGCTGGCCGCGATCGAGGAGGCGGGGCTGCGCGTGCTCGGCAGAGCCGACACCAAGCCGGAGCATCCGCGGGTGCGCGATGCCACCGACCCGCTGCACGCGGCCAGGGCCGCGGAAGTCACCTCGCTGTGGCGGCTCGCCCCCGCCTGA
- a CDS encoding TetR/AcrR family transcriptional regulator, with amino-acid sequence MTSTASARPAAIRRAALELFMRQGYPATTMSEIGALVGIRGPSLYKHVASKQELLAEIMDGIMDALQDAHRRAVSGTGDPTERLRRAVEAHVRYHARHRAEAFVGNREIRSLTEPHRSAVLARRAEYEQRFRALIADGVAAGVFRVTSTRVASYAVLDLGMGVATWFRDDGEFSENEIVWQYADFALRLVGAE; translated from the coding sequence ATGACGAGCACCGCGTCGGCGCGCCCGGCCGCCATTCGCCGGGCCGCGCTGGAGCTGTTCATGCGCCAGGGCTACCCGGCCACCACCATGAGCGAGATCGGCGCGCTGGTCGGCATCCGCGGGCCGAGCCTGTACAAGCACGTGGCCTCCAAGCAGGAGCTGCTCGCCGAGATCATGGACGGCATCATGGACGCCCTGCAGGACGCCCACCGGCGCGCGGTCTCCGGGACCGGCGATCCGACCGAGCGGCTGCGCCGGGCGGTGGAGGCGCACGTGCGCTACCACGCCAGGCACCGCGCGGAGGCGTTCGTCGGGAACCGGGAGATCCGCAGCCTCACCGAGCCGCACCGCTCGGCGGTGCTGGCCAGGCGCGCGGAGTACGAGCAGCGGTTCCGCGCGCTGATCGCGGACGGGGTGGCGGCCGGGGTGTTCCGGGTGACCTCCACCCGCGTCGCCTCCTACGCGGTGCTCGATCTCGGCATGGGCGTCGCCACCTGGTTCCGGGACGACGGCGAGTTCAGCGAGAACGAGATCGTCTGGCAGTACGCCGACTTCGCGCTGCGGCTGGTCGGCGCGGAGTGA
- a CDS encoding SDR family NAD(P)-dependent oxidoreductase: MAGVLDLFSLRGKVAVVTGASSGLGVAFARALAEAGADVVLAARRVDRLKETALLVEQAGQRALPVQLDVANPAEAKTVVEAAVREFGRVDILVNNAGIGTAVPALRETPEQFTQVIDVNLNGCYWMAQACAAVMEPGSSIVNISSVLGITTAGLPQAAYAASKAGLIGLTRDLAQQWSGRRGIRVNAIAPGFFTSEMTDQYSDGYLESQLGRVLVNRLGDPAELAAAVVFLAGAAGGYVTGQTLAVDGGFTVT; this comes from the coding sequence GTGGCCGGCGTACTCGATTTGTTCAGCCTGCGCGGCAAGGTGGCCGTGGTGACCGGCGCCTCGTCCGGGCTCGGCGTCGCCTTCGCGCGCGCGCTCGCCGAGGCCGGCGCCGACGTGGTGCTCGCCGCCCGCCGGGTGGACCGGCTGAAGGAGACCGCGCTGCTGGTCGAGCAGGCCGGGCAGCGCGCGCTCCCGGTGCAGCTCGACGTGGCGAACCCGGCCGAGGCGAAGACGGTCGTCGAGGCCGCGGTGCGCGAGTTCGGCCGGGTCGACATCCTGGTCAACAACGCGGGCATCGGCACCGCCGTCCCCGCGCTGCGCGAGACCCCCGAGCAGTTCACCCAGGTGATCGACGTGAACCTGAACGGCTGCTACTGGATGGCCCAGGCCTGCGCCGCGGTGATGGAGCCGGGCAGCAGCATCGTCAATATCTCCAGCGTGCTCGGCATCACCACGGCCGGGCTGCCGCAGGCCGCCTACGCCGCCAGCAAGGCCGGGCTGATCGGGCTCACCCGCGACCTGGCCCAGCAGTGGAGCGGGCGCCGCGGCATCCGGGTGAACGCCATCGCCCCCGGCTTCTTCACCTCGGAGATGACCGACCAGTACAGCGACGGCTACCTGGAGAGCCAGCTCGGGCGGGTGCTGGTGAACCGGCTCGGCGACCCGGCCGAGCTCGCCGCCGCCGTCGTCTTCCTCGCCGGGGCCGCGGGCGGCTACGTCACCGGGCAGACGCTCGCCGTCGACGGCGGCTTCACCGTCACCTGA
- a CDS encoding phosphotransferase family protein, with protein sequence MNSSAIDLAAVTAWLDRLGIARTGAITLRRIGFGQSNLTFLVRDEAERRWILRRPPLGTLLQSAHDVGREAGILRALEPTDVPVPRILGVADPGAVTDSTAVLMEFVPGVVIDEPAVLETMGPERRSALAASMMAVLARVHAVDLDETGLTGLAGHGPYAQRQLKRWTRQWRESWSGDSAPFDAITERLAASIPEQRELRLVHGDFHLRNVITGPDDGTVVAALDWELATLGDPLADIGYALAFWPDPELPTFGLGLPALPGMPDRAGLARLYLDATGRDRTALRFWYVLGIWKIAAIYAGIIRRVEAEPANLAAGAAPRAAEVLALLDAAAQAAAEPPF encoded by the coding sequence TTGAACAGTTCCGCCATCGACCTCGCCGCCGTCACCGCCTGGCTGGATCGGCTCGGCATCGCGCGCACCGGCGCGATCACGCTGCGGCGCATCGGATTCGGGCAGTCCAACCTGACTTTCCTGGTCCGGGACGAGGCGGAGCGGCGCTGGATCCTGCGCAGGCCGCCGCTCGGCACGCTGCTGCAGTCGGCGCACGACGTCGGGCGGGAGGCGGGCATCCTGCGCGCGCTGGAGCCCACCGATGTGCCGGTGCCGCGCATCCTCGGCGTCGCCGACCCGGGCGCGGTCACCGACAGCACCGCGGTGCTCATGGAGTTCGTGCCCGGTGTGGTGATCGACGAACCCGCCGTGCTGGAGACGATGGGACCCGAGCGCAGATCCGCCCTCGCCGCCTCCATGATGGCGGTGCTCGCCCGGGTACACGCCGTCGACCTGGACGAGACCGGGCTCACCGGCCTCGCCGGGCACGGCCCCTACGCCCAGCGCCAGCTGAAACGCTGGACCAGGCAGTGGCGGGAGAGCTGGAGCGGCGACAGCGCGCCCTTCGACGCGATCACCGAGCGGCTGGCCGCGAGCATCCCGGAGCAGCGCGAGCTGCGGCTGGTGCACGGCGACTTCCACCTGCGCAACGTGATCACCGGGCCGGACGACGGCACCGTGGTCGCCGCGCTGGACTGGGAGCTCGCCACGCTCGGCGACCCGCTCGCCGACATCGGCTACGCCCTCGCCTTCTGGCCCGACCCGGAGCTGCCCACCTTCGGCCTCGGTCTGCCCGCGCTGCCCGGTATGCCGGACCGCGCGGGCCTCGCCCGGCTCTACCTCGACGCCACCGGCCGCGACCGCACCGCCCTGCGCTTCTGGTACGTGCTCGGCATTTGGAAGATCGCCGCCATCTACGCCGGGATCATCCGCCGGGTCGAGGCCGAGCCGGCGAACCTGGCCGCAGGCGCCGCGCCGCGCGCGGCCGAGGTGCTGGCCCTGCTCGACGCCGCCGCGCAGGCCGCCGCCGAGCCGCCCTTCTGA
- a CDS encoding ABC transporter ATP-binding protein, translated as MVTSANEPGGDWIRYLIRRCRAHPRAVYGAATGAAGAALLTASLPLIVRHVVDTLTSTVASVLPWAFLLLGLGLLRFGASFLRRVTSSQLSLGVQHDLRRDLFAALLRLDGRAQGELRTGQVVSRAITDVTLIQMFLQLIPIVTGNVLLLIAALVLMTVMSPTLTLVAVLVIPALWILTRRSQRELFPANWDAQAKAAEVAIRVEAAVAGVRVVKGFGQERRELDELAGTARDLYRSRLRVNRITSRFTPAVQSVPAIGQALILVLGGVLALNASVSLGTFLAFMTYLGSFVAPIRQFAMLLTVSQQGRAALDRVREVIETEPSATASAAPPEASASVLGAAALPAAAAAIAARPPGLGFHGVTVTFGSTTVLNGLDLTLEPGETVAITGGAGSGKSTLALLIPRLLDPDAGSITLGGTDIRALPGVRGEVAVVFEDTHLVAGTVRANVAYGIPDATDDAIRHALHLAAADEFVAALPQGLDTRIGERGQRLSGGQRQRIALARALLTDAPVLVLDDATSAIDARVEERIFQRIAAEVRGRTTLVVAHRMSTLALADRVAVLDGGRVAELGTLEQLRASGELFRALFTPPDVSEIEAEPHAGAARSATAPLWIEPAGSTDDDRMLEQAAAAFSQRAAGSPGGIGRGGAGGGMMTAAPPSGDVRAQIDALPPVTGEPEVADSFARTPDPAFGTARLLRPFAAPLLAGLGLVALDALAQILIPVLVRYGIDHGVLAGARDVVLLAAAAALVVCLVDWAIGVGQLRVMGRAGERLLYGLRVKTFAHLQRLGLQYYERELGGRIMTRMTTDVDGLSAFLQTGLATALTSTVTVGGVVIAMLLIEPHLALVVLALLPILFVSTAAFRRLSVPAYVLARERVSAVNAYLQENVDTIAVTQAYRREPFNSAEFERRSWSYRDARLRSQLLMAVFFPFIELMSVIATAAVLAVGVHDVRDGVLTAGTLIAFLLYIDLLFAPIQQLSQVFDSYQQAVVGVDRLGELLRTPVATPEAEDAMPVERLRGRIELRDVAFAYHPETPEVLTGVSLSIAAGQKVALVGETGAGKSTLVKLLARFYDPTEGAVLIDGVDLRRYRLADFRARLGIVPQEPFLFGDTVRAAIAYGRPGAEPAEIEWAARAVGAHEMIAGLEHGYHHPIGPNGRALSAGQRQLLALARAQLVEPDILILDEATASLDLATEARVRAAVDVLTAGRTTLVVAHRLATAADADLIVVVRGGRIEQTGTHAELLAVEGTYRELWAAYVGDSAAVLPVGDSAAVLPVGDSAAVPNP; from the coding sequence GTGGTTACCTCAGCGAACGAACCGGGCGGCGACTGGATCCGGTATCTGATCCGTCGATGTCGGGCTCATCCGAGGGCCGTGTACGGCGCGGCCACCGGCGCCGCTGGCGCCGCGCTGCTCACCGCGAGCCTTCCGCTCATCGTGCGGCACGTGGTCGACACCCTCACCAGCACCGTGGCATCGGTACTTCCCTGGGCGTTCCTGCTGCTCGGGCTCGGGCTGCTGCGCTTCGGCGCCTCGTTCCTCCGCCGGGTGACCTCCTCGCAACTCTCCCTCGGCGTGCAGCACGACCTGCGCCGCGACCTCTTCGCGGCGCTGCTGCGGCTGGACGGCCGCGCGCAGGGGGAGCTGCGCACCGGGCAGGTGGTGAGCCGGGCGATCACCGACGTCACCCTGATCCAGATGTTCCTGCAGCTCATCCCGATCGTCACCGGCAATGTGCTGCTGCTGATCGCGGCACTGGTGCTGATGACGGTCATGTCGCCGACGCTCACCCTGGTCGCGGTGCTGGTGATCCCGGCGCTGTGGATCCTGACCAGGCGCAGCCAGCGCGAGCTCTTCCCGGCGAACTGGGACGCCCAGGCCAAGGCCGCCGAGGTCGCCATCCGGGTGGAGGCGGCGGTCGCGGGCGTCCGGGTGGTGAAGGGGTTCGGGCAGGAGCGGCGCGAGCTGGACGAGCTGGCCGGGACCGCCCGCGACCTCTACCGCTCCCGGCTCCGGGTCAACCGGATCACCAGCCGGTTCACCCCGGCGGTGCAGTCGGTGCCCGCCATCGGCCAGGCGCTGATCCTGGTGCTCGGCGGGGTGCTGGCGCTGAACGCCTCGGTGAGCCTCGGCACCTTCCTCGCCTTCATGACCTACCTCGGCTCGTTCGTCGCGCCGATCCGGCAGTTCGCCATGCTGCTCACCGTGAGCCAACAGGGCAGGGCCGCGCTGGACCGGGTGCGCGAGGTGATCGAGACGGAACCCTCCGCGACCGCGTCGGCGGCGCCACCGGAAGCGTCCGCATCCGTCCTCGGCGCCGCGGCACTCCCTGCCGCGGCGGCCGCTATCGCGGCACGCCCGCCCGGGCTCGGGTTTCACGGCGTGACCGTGACCTTCGGCTCGACCACCGTGCTGAACGGGCTCGACCTCACCCTCGAGCCGGGTGAGACGGTCGCGATCACGGGCGGGGCGGGCAGCGGCAAATCCACGCTCGCGCTGCTGATCCCGCGCCTGCTCGACCCCGACGCGGGCAGCATCACCCTCGGCGGCACCGATATCCGCGCACTGCCCGGCGTGCGCGGCGAGGTCGCGGTGGTCTTCGAGGACACCCACCTGGTGGCGGGCACCGTGCGCGCCAACGTCGCCTACGGCATCCCGGACGCCACCGACGACGCCATCCGGCACGCGCTGCACCTGGCCGCCGCCGACGAGTTCGTCGCCGCGCTGCCGCAGGGCCTCGACACCAGGATCGGCGAGCGCGGGCAACGGCTCTCCGGCGGGCAGCGCCAGCGGATCGCGCTGGCCCGCGCCCTGCTCACCGACGCCCCGGTGCTGGTTCTCGACGACGCCACCTCGGCGATCGACGCCAGGGTGGAGGAGCGGATCTTCCAGCGCATCGCCGCCGAGGTGCGCGGCCGCACCACGCTGGTCGTCGCGCACCGTATGTCGACGCTGGCCCTGGCCGACCGGGTCGCCGTGCTGGACGGCGGCCGGGTCGCCGAGCTCGGCACGCTCGAGCAGCTGCGCGCCTCCGGCGAGCTCTTCCGCGCGCTCTTCACCCCGCCGGACGTCAGCGAGATCGAGGCCGAACCGCACGCGGGCGCGGCCCGATCGGCCACCGCGCCGCTCTGGATCGAACCCGCGGGCAGCACCGACGACGACCGCATGCTGGAGCAGGCCGCCGCCGCCTTCTCCCAGCGCGCGGCCGGCTCGCCCGGCGGCATCGGCCGCGGCGGCGCGGGCGGCGGCATGATGACCGCGGCGCCGCCGAGCGGTGACGTCAGGGCGCAGATCGACGCGCTGCCGCCGGTCACCGGCGAACCCGAGGTCGCCGACTCCTTCGCCCGCACCCCCGACCCGGCCTTCGGCACCGCCCGGCTGCTCCGCCCCTTCGCGGCGCCGCTGCTGGCCGGGCTCGGGCTGGTGGCGCTGGACGCGCTGGCCCAGATCCTGATCCCGGTGCTGGTCCGCTACGGCATCGACCACGGCGTGCTGGCCGGTGCCCGCGACGTGGTGCTGCTCGCTGCCGCCGCCGCGCTCGTCGTCTGCCTGGTGGACTGGGCGATCGGCGTCGGGCAGCTGCGGGTGATGGGCCGGGCGGGGGAGCGGCTGCTCTACGGCCTGCGCGTGAAGACCTTCGCGCACCTGCAGCGGCTCGGGCTGCAGTACTACGAGCGCGAGCTCGGCGGCCGGATCATGACCAGGATGACCACCGACGTGGACGGCCTCTCCGCCTTCCTGCAGACCGGGCTGGCCACCGCGCTCACCAGCACGGTCACCGTCGGCGGTGTCGTGATCGCCATGCTGCTGATCGAGCCGCACCTGGCGCTGGTGGTGCTGGCGCTGCTGCCGATCCTGTTCGTCTCCACCGCGGCCTTCCGCAGGCTCTCGGTGCCCGCCTACGTGCTGGCCAGGGAGCGGGTCTCGGCGGTGAACGCCTACCTGCAGGAGAACGTCGACACCATCGCGGTGACCCAGGCCTACCGCAGGGAGCCGTTCAACAGCGCCGAGTTCGAGCGCCGCTCCTGGTCGTACCGGGACGCGCGGCTGCGCAGCCAGCTGCTGATGGCGGTCTTCTTCCCGTTCATCGAGCTGATGTCGGTGATCGCCACCGCGGCGGTGCTCGCGGTCGGCGTGCACGACGTGCGCGACGGCGTGCTCACCGCGGGCACCCTGATCGCCTTCCTGCTCTACATCGACCTGCTCTTCGCGCCGATCCAGCAGCTGTCCCAGGTCTTCGACAGCTACCAGCAGGCCGTGGTCGGCGTCGACCGGCTCGGCGAGCTGCTGCGCACCCCGGTCGCCACCCCGGAGGCCGAGGACGCGATGCCGGTCGAGCGGCTGCGGGGCCGGATCGAGCTGCGCGACGTCGCGTTCGCCTACCACCCGGAGACTCCGGAGGTGCTCACGGGCGTCTCGCTGAGCATCGCCGCCGGGCAGAAGGTCGCGCTGGTCGGCGAGACCGGTGCGGGGAAGTCCACGCTGGTCAAGCTGCTGGCCCGGTTCTACGACCCGACCGAGGGGGCGGTGCTGATCGACGGCGTCGACCTGCGCCGCTACCGGCTCGCCGACTTCCGGGCCCGGCTCGGCATCGTCCCGCAGGAGCCGTTCCTCTTCGGCGACACCGTGCGCGCGGCGATCGCCTACGGGCGCCCCGGCGCCGAACCGGCCGAGATCGAGTGGGCCGCGCGCGCGGTCGGCGCGCACGAGATGATCGCCGGGCTGGAGCACGGCTACCACCACCCGATCGGCCCCAACGGCCGCGCGCTCTCCGCCGGGCAGCGCCAGCTGCTCGCGCTGGCGCGGGCGCAGCTCGTCGAGCCGGACATCCTCATCCTGGACGAGGCCACCGCCTCGCTCGACCTCGCCACCGAGGCCAGGGTGCGCGCCGCCGTCGACGTGCTCACCGCGGGCCGCACCACCCTCGTCGTCGCGCACCGGCTGGCCACCGCCGCCGACGCCGACCTCATCGTCGTGGTGCGCGGCGGGCGGATCGAGCAGACCGGGACGCACGCCGAGCTGCTCGCCGTCGAGGGGACCTACCGGGAGCTGTGGGCGGCCTACGTCGGCGACAGCGCCGCAGTGCTTCCGGTCGGCGACAGCGCCGCAGTGCTTCCGGTCGGCGACAGCGCCGCAGTGCCGAATCCTTGA